The Acidimicrobiia bacterium genome includes the window CGCCCGTCCACGTCGCCGCTCCGGTAACCATGATTCGCCTCATCTGGCAATTGTACGACCTGGAACGGTGTCTTCGATCGGTAGGTACCATGCCCCTGATGCGAGCTCTTCTGGTTGAATCACCCGCCGACCTGCCTGCCGACTGGCTGCGGGAGCTCGCCGACGACTTCATCGAGGATCCGCAGTGCCGGGTGGTGATGTTCGGCGGCGACGAATCCGGTGCCGTTCTCTTCTCCACCTGGGCGCAGTCTCTGGTCGAGGAGGTTGCGGATGGGCTGCGGAGCACCATTCCTGCGGGTGCAACCGTTCGATTGCTCGCGTTGGCCGACAGCGGCTTCGGTGAATCCACGTCCGGCGGAGTGCTTGGAGAATGAGCTCAATGATCATCGTCATGAAAAAGGACGCCACCCAGGAAGATGTGGCTCACGTCGTCGAGCGGCTCAAGGCCATCGATTCGGAAGCCCACATCTCGGAGGGCCGGTTCCGAACAGTCATCGGGGCACTCGGCGATCGCGCCCGAATCCAGCAACTGCCCTGGGAAGCCATGCCGGGCGTCGAGCGAGCAGTCCCGGTTCTGAAACCGTTCAAGTTCGTGAGCCGCGACTTCCAGGAGGAAGACACCGTGATCGAGGTGCGCGGCGTATCGATCGGCGGGGGCAGTTTCACTCCCATCGCCGGGCCATGCGCCGTCGAGGACCGTGACCTGCTGTTTCGGGCGGCAGAGGCAGTGAAGAAGGCTGGTGCAACGGTCCTGCGCGGAGATGCTTTCAAACCCCGAACCTCCCCCTACTCATTCCAGGGGCTCGGTGAGGCCGGGCTGCAGATGCTTGCCGAGGCCCGCGAGGAGTTCGACATGCCGTTCATCGCGGAGATCCTCGATCCGCGCGATATCGAGTTGGTTGCCTCGTATGCGGACATCCTCCGGGTCGGCACACGCAACATGGCCAACTTCACATTGCTGACCGAGGTAGGGAGGCAGAGCAAGCCCGTCATGTTGAAGAGAGGCCTCACGGCCACCATCGAAGAGTGGCTGAACGCCGCGGAGTACATCTACAAAGAGGGCAATCACGACATCCTGATGTGCGAACGCGGCATCCGCACTTTCGAGACCGCCGCGCGCAATACGCTGGATATCACAGCAGTACCGATTCTGAAGAACCTGTCGCATTTGCCGGTCATCGTCGATCCATCGCATGCTGCCGGTCATCGCCACCTGGTTGCTCCGCTTGCCAGGACTTCGGTGGCCGCAGGCGCCGATGGGTTCATGGTCGATGTCCATCCGGACCCCGAACTCGCCAAGGTCGACGGTGCACAGGCGCTGCTGCCGGAGGAGTTTGCCGAGTTGATGGGGTCGATTCGCCGACTCGTCGCGGCCGTCGGTCCTCAAGGGTGACTGCTCGACAGGCTGCCGTGGTCGGCACCGGCTTGATCGGTGCTTCCACCGGGCTCGCCCTCCGCTCGACCGGATGGCGGGTGGTGGGCTGGGATCCCGATGAGTCGGCGTTGGCCACCGCCCTCGAAGGCGGCGCACTCGATGCTGCGCTCCCGTCGTTGCCCGCCGCGATCGAGGGAGCACAACTCATCGTTCTCGCCGGACCTCCGCGAGCGGTCATCTCTACCCTCGGAGATCTGGACACCGGTGCTCTCGTCATCGATGTCGCCGGTGTCAAGGAACCGGTCTGCCGGGCGGCGGCCCACCTCGACCATTTCGTCGGCACCCACCCGATGGCCGGGCGCGAACAGTCCGGCCCGGGAGCCGCTTCCGGTTCCCTGTTCCGCGGTGCCAGCTGGGTGATCGTTGAGGATGGAGCCGACTCTGCAGACCTGGAGAGGGTCGCCGGGATCGTGATGTCCATGGGCGCTAATCCGGTGCGCATGTCGGCGGCCGAGCACGACCTGGCCGTCGCGATCGTCAGTCATCTGCCGCAGGTGCTGGCGGCGACTCTTCTCGGCGAGGCCGAGCGGCACGATGAGGCCCTTCCTCTCGCTTCCGGCAGTTTTCGCGACCTGACCCGAGTCGCCCTCTCCGATCCGGAGTTGTGGAACGAGCTGCTGGGGGAGAACCGTGCTGCCGTCGTGTCGGAACTCCGCAGCTTCGCCGAGCGACTCGGAGTCATCGCCGACGATGTCGAGTCGAACACAGGCGTTACGGAGTTTCTCAGCAGGGCGAGGGCTCTGCGGAGAACCCTGGCCCCGCCGGTGATGGCCGTTCGAGTGATACTGGAAGATCAGCCCGGTGAGCTCGCCGCGGTGGGCCGTGCCCTAGCCGTCAGCTCGGTCGATGTTCGTGACCTTCAACTCCGGCACGGCCCCCAGGGAGGCGGCGGCGTGCTGACACTTTCGGTGCGCCCCGGCGAGGCGGAAGCATTGCGCGGTGCGCTGGCGAATGAAGGCTTCACGCTGGGGGATTGACAGGGCGCCGCGTCCCAATGTCGGTTGGCGAATCGGACTCACCACCTGCATTGCATCAGGCGCAGCATGCTCGCCGCTCCGACCAGGATCCCGTGTTCGATCGCGTCTTCGTCGATATCGAATGACGCCGAGTGCAGATCCACCTTCCTATCCGGGAGGCCGGAGCCGAGGCGCAGGAGGGCACCGGGGACCAGATCCAGGAAGCGGGCAAAATCCTCGGCACCGAGGCTTGCGTGGGTCTCGGCGACGGCCTGGGTTCCGAGCACCTCATGTATGGCGAACTCGACTTCCGATAGAACCCCGGCGTCGTTGACGACGGGGGGAATGCCCCGCTGGTAGTGCACGTCGGCCTTCGCTCCGACGGGAGCCACGATATCTCGCACCAGGGCGTGTACCCGATCGGGCATCAAGTCCCAGGTGGTTCGATCCAGGATGCGTACCGTGCCCGTCATCGTGACGCTGGTTGGAATGACGTTGTCTGCCTTGCCGCCGTGAATGGTTCCGAAAACGAGCGACATGGGAGTCCGGGCGTCCAGAGTGCGGTTC containing:
- the aroF gene encoding 3-deoxy-7-phosphoheptulonate synthase; the encoded protein is MIIVMKKDATQEDVAHVVERLKAIDSEAHISEGRFRTVIGALGDRARIQQLPWEAMPGVERAVPVLKPFKFVSRDFQEEDTVIEVRGVSIGGGSFTPIAGPCAVEDRDLLFRAAEAVKKAGATVLRGDAFKPRTSPYSFQGLGEAGLQMLAEAREEFDMPFIAEILDPRDIELVASYADILRVGTRNMANFTLLTEVGRQSKPVMLKRGLTATIEEWLNAAEYIYKEGNHDILMCERGIRTFETAARNTLDITAVPILKNLSHLPVIVDPSHAAGHRHLVAPLARTSVAAGADGFMVDVHPDPELAKVDGAQALLPEEFAELMGSIRRLVAAVGPQG
- a CDS encoding prephenate dehydrogenase/arogenate dehydrogenase family protein; amino-acid sequence: MTARQAAVVGTGLIGASTGLALRSTGWRVVGWDPDESALATALEGGALDAALPSLPAAIEGAQLIVLAGPPRAVISTLGDLDTGALVIDVAGVKEPVCRAAAHLDHFVGTHPMAGREQSGPGAASGSLFRGASWVIVEDGADSADLERVAGIVMSMGANPVRMSAAEHDLAVAIVSHLPQVLAATLLGEAERHDEALPLASGSFRDLTRVALSDPELWNELLGENRAAVVSELRSFAERLGVIADDVESNTGVTEFLSRARALRRTLAPPVMAVRVILEDQPGELAAVGRALAVSSVDVRDLQLRHGPQGGGGVLTLSVRPGEAEALRGALANEGFTLGD